From one Butyricimonas faecihominis genomic stretch:
- a CDS encoding RNA polymerase sigma factor yields the protein MNEISDEDIVRMFHSGNGEEKAFRLLVGKYSERLYWHIRKIVIGHEDSDDVLQNTFIKIWKGLREFRYEAKLFTWMYRVATNEAINFLSEKRRKTYGNSQEITPMLENQLESDSFFCGDSIQRELQKAVLKLPERQRLVFNMKYFDDMKYEDIAEVLDVAVGTLKATYHNAVKKIEESLKISDTLPSFE from the coding sequence ATGAACGAGATAAGTGATGAAGATATTGTAAGAATGTTTCATTCCGGAAATGGAGAGGAAAAAGCTTTTCGGTTACTTGTAGGAAAGTATAGCGAGAGGCTTTACTGGCATATCCGTAAAATCGTGATAGGGCATGAAGATAGCGATGATGTGTTGCAGAATACCTTTATCAAGATTTGGAAGGGGTTGAGGGAGTTTCGTTACGAGGCGAAATTGTTTACATGGATGTACCGGGTGGCGACGAATGAGGCGATTAATTTTTTGAGTGAAAAGCGTCGGAAGACTTATGGGAACTCGCAGGAGATTACTCCCATGCTGGAAAATCAGCTGGAAAGTGATAGTTTTTTTTGTGGGGATTCGATCCAGCGGGAATTGCAGAAAGCCGTGTTGAAATTGCCGGAGCGTCAACGTCTGGTATTTAATATGAAGTATTTTGATGACATGAAATATGAGGATATTGCCGAGGTACTGGATGTCGCCGTGGGAACGCTGAAGGCAACTTATCACAATGCGGTAAAGAAAATAGAGGAAAGTTTGAAGATTTCGGATACTTTACCCTCGTTCGAATAG
- a CDS encoding glycosyltransferase family 2 protein produces the protein MAKRVAVIILNWNGEKLLREFLPSVVKNTNTDLGRVVVVDNHSTDGSWICLEQEFPDVERVLFEDNFGFAGGYNRAIEMIEAEYVVLLNSDVEVAPGWLEPLVAVLDRDERVAAVQPKILAYRDKKKFEYAGAAGGYIDYLGFPFCRGRVMDTTEQDDGQYDDEVDVFWATGASLCIRRDVYRAAGGLDEAFFAHMEEIDLCWRLKNGGYTLKVVPSSVVYHLGGGSLPMNHPRKLFLNYRNNLLMLHKNLCAKQRKKIFFARVLLDTMAGGLFLLKGQWSNTRSVIRAYKAFREMRKAYPVPESSISLSGIYPRSIVLEYFLRGKKKFSDLNFK, from the coding sequence ATGGCGAAACGGGTAGCTGTTATTATATTGAATTGGAACGGGGAGAAGTTGTTACGGGAGTTTTTACCTTCGGTCGTGAAGAACACGAATACTGATTTGGGGCGTGTTGTCGTGGTGGATAACCATTCGACGGATGGTTCTTGGATATGTCTGGAACAAGAGTTTCCGGACGTGGAACGGGTGTTGTTCGAGGATAATTTCGGGTTCGCCGGGGGATATAATCGGGCAATCGAGATGATCGAGGCGGAATACGTGGTTCTTTTAAATAGTGACGTGGAGGTCGCCCCCGGTTGGTTGGAACCGTTGGTCGCCGTGTTGGACCGGGACGAGAGGGTGGCAGCCGTGCAACCGAAGATATTAGCATACCGGGATAAAAAGAAGTTCGAGTACGCCGGAGCAGCTGGGGGATACATTGATTATTTAGGATTCCCGTTTTGCCGCGGGCGTGTGATGGATACCACGGAACAGGATGATGGGCAGTATGATGATGAGGTCGATGTTTTTTGGGCAACGGGGGCCTCTCTATGTATTCGGCGGGACGTGTACCGTGCGGCAGGAGGGTTGGACGAGGCTTTTTTCGCGCACATGGAAGAGATTGATCTTTGCTGGCGATTGAAAAATGGAGGGTATACTTTAAAGGTGGTTCCTTCTTCTGTCGTCTACCATTTGGGGGGAGGCTCGTTGCCGATGAATCATCCGAGAAAGTTGTTTTTGAATTACCGGAATAATTTATTGATGTTGCATAAGAATCTGTGTGCTAAACAGCGTAAGAAAATCTTTTTTGCACGAGTTTTGCTGGACACGATGGCGGGAGGGCTTTTTCTGTTGAAAGGTCAATGGTCCAACACCCGTTCGGTAATCCGGGCATACAAGGCTTTCCGGGAGATGAGGAAAGCCTATCCGGTTCCTGAAAGTTCTATAAGTCTTTCGGGAATATATCCCCGGAGTATCGTGTTGGAATATTTCTTGCGGGGTAAAAAGAAGTTCTCGGATTTAAATTTTAAATGA
- a CDS encoding lysophospholipid acyltransferase family protein — MFSYILYGFVWLISFLPFRVLYLVADLNYLLLYYVIHYRRKVVRTNLCNSFPEKSLREIKAIERKYYKHLADLSIELYKLWHMSEGSIRKRCVFKNTELPQSYFDEGKSVIGVLGHYGNWEWMSSYSLWETGADFLALYKPIRDKVTDRMMKQIRSRFGAVLVAKDDTLRVIARYRSENRLFLAGFIGDQTPNGRNLNFWTRFLNQDTPVLLGTERIARKYNIPVVSVHMRKVKRGYYEVEFVDVCANPSELPQGKLTEMHTRLLESFIQEEPEFWLWSHKRWKHKKKF, encoded by the coding sequence ATGTTTTCGTATATTCTGTATGGTTTTGTATGGTTGATTAGTTTCCTTCCGTTCCGAGTCCTTTATCTGGTGGCGGATTTGAACTATTTGTTACTTTACTACGTGATTCATTATCGGCGTAAGGTTGTGAGGACGAATTTATGTAATTCTTTCCCGGAGAAAAGCTTGCGGGAGATCAAGGCGATAGAACGGAAATATTACAAGCATTTGGCCGATTTATCTATCGAATTATATAAACTGTGGCATATGTCCGAGGGTTCGATCCGGAAACGTTGCGTGTTTAAAAACACGGAGTTACCCCAGTCGTATTTTGACGAGGGAAAGAGCGTGATCGGGGTGTTAGGGCATTATGGTAACTGGGAGTGGATGTCTTCATACAGTTTGTGGGAAACGGGGGCGGATTTTTTGGCCTTGTATAAACCGATTCGTGATAAAGTGACGGATCGCATGATGAAACAAATCCGTTCAAGATTCGGGGCGGTACTCGTGGCAAAGGATGACACGTTAAGGGTTATTGCTCGTTATCGTTCGGAAAATCGTTTGTTTTTGGCTGGTTTTATCGGTGACCAGACTCCTAACGGGCGTAATTTGAATTTCTGGACGCGCTTTTTAAATCAAGATACCCCGGTTTTACTCGGCACGGAGCGGATTGCCCGGAAGTATAATATTCCGGTGGTTTCGGTGCATATGCGTAAGGTGAAACGTGGGTATTACGAGGTCGAGTTCGTGGATGTGTGTGCCAACCCGTCCGAGTTACCCCAAGGGAAATTGACGGAAATGCATACTCGATTGTTGGAATCTTTTATACAAGAAGAGCCGGAGTTTTGGTTGTGGTCGCATAAAAGATGGAAACATAAGAAGAAGTTTTGA
- a CDS encoding DUF349 domain-containing protein — MEQENLQQAEELNNNEPISPDTLNDETQEEVSVQGQPTPIEKAPEKEVPVWDFSSFNTDEIISHMKSLIDDFPVQRLKVLDSLPQVFEAQYQKEYDKALADFTKDGSPAEAFDYQDNSKERFYSVYRTYREKKSEYYKKLEGEKEQNLKEKLQIIEELKDLIQHEESLNKTYQDFRNLQDRWRNTGMVPQAQASDLLETYHHHVENFFNYIKINKELRDLDLKKNLDAKNALIEQANALLEDNNIGNAFRQLQSLHSQWKEIGPVAKEVQEETWNRFKEVTDKINSAYHRFFDNLREEQDNNLKIKEEICVKLENYASVSFEKLSEWNVATDTVLALQTEWKHAGTIPIKERNRLYKRYRAACDAFFERKRQYFQEIQTLQNKNLAKKIELCEKVEALKDSTDWGTTTKKIIEYQKEWKTIGPVSKKVSNKIWNRFRSACDHFFDRKSAQFKHVSSDQEKNLELKRELIEEVRNFKLTGNNDDDIEALKAFQTRWAEIGFVPIKEKETVQNEFRKLINDHFDQLDIDEFEKNIERFKSKINTFDNSDDKDSKIIQEREKLVNKIKQLETDLHAWENNIGFFSKSSNSESLVKEFSNKIESARHKLALMQEKLRLIDGMI, encoded by the coding sequence ATGGAGCAAGAAAACTTACAACAAGCCGAAGAGTTGAATAACAACGAGCCAATTTCTCCGGATACTTTAAATGATGAAACACAAGAAGAGGTTTCAGTTCAGGGTCAACCTACACCGATAGAGAAAGCCCCCGAAAAGGAAGTTCCGGTATGGGATTTCTCCAGTTTTAACACGGACGAGATTATTTCTCACATGAAGTCTTTAATCGACGATTTCCCCGTGCAACGCCTGAAGGTGCTGGATTCCCTACCCCAAGTTTTCGAGGCCCAGTATCAAAAAGAATACGATAAAGCATTAGCCGATTTTACCAAAGACGGGAGTCCGGCTGAGGCATTCGACTATCAGGACAATTCCAAAGAACGCTTTTATAGCGTGTACAGAACCTACCGGGAGAAAAAATCGGAATATTACAAAAAGCTGGAAGGCGAGAAAGAACAGAACTTGAAGGAAAAGCTCCAGATTATCGAGGAATTAAAGGATCTGATTCAACACGAGGAATCACTGAACAAAACATACCAAGATTTCAGAAATTTGCAAGACAGATGGAGAAACACGGGTATGGTTCCGCAAGCTCAAGCAAGTGATTTGCTGGAAACGTATCACCATCACGTGGAGAACTTCTTCAATTATATTAAAATTAACAAGGAGTTGCGGGATCTTGATCTGAAAAAAAATCTAGATGCCAAGAATGCCTTGATTGAACAAGCCAACGCTTTACTCGAAGACAATAACATCGGGAATGCCTTTCGACAACTGCAATCTCTCCATTCGCAATGGAAAGAGATCGGACCAGTTGCCAAAGAAGTTCAAGAAGAAACTTGGAACCGATTCAAAGAAGTGACGGACAAGATCAACAGCGCTTACCACCGTTTCTTTGACAACCTCCGGGAAGAACAGGACAACAACTTGAAAATCAAAGAAGAGATTTGCGTGAAACTGGAAAATTACGCATCTGTTTCCTTCGAAAAACTCTCCGAATGGAACGTGGCCACGGATACCGTTCTTGCCCTGCAAACCGAATGGAAACATGCCGGGACAATTCCGATCAAGGAGCGCAATCGCCTGTATAAACGTTACCGGGCTGCTTGCGATGCTTTCTTCGAGAGGAAACGTCAATACTTCCAAGAAATACAGACCTTGCAGAATAAAAACCTAGCCAAGAAAATAGAACTTTGCGAGAAAGTCGAGGCGTTAAAGGATAGCACGGATTGGGGTACGACCACGAAGAAAATCATCGAGTACCAAAAAGAATGGAAAACAATCGGCCCCGTATCCAAAAAAGTATCCAACAAGATATGGAACCGTTTCCGGTCTGCCTGTGATCATTTCTTCGATCGAAAATCAGCTCAATTCAAACATGTCTCTTCCGATCAGGAAAAGAATCTTGAACTGAAACGAGAACTGATCGAAGAAGTACGCAATTTCAAATTAACCGGTAATAACGATGATGACATCGAGGCATTGAAAGCCTTCCAAACCCGCTGGGCAGAAATCGGATTTGTTCCGATCAAAGAAAAAGAAACCGTTCAAAACGAATTCCGTAAACTAATCAACGATCATTTTGATCAGCTTGACATCGACGAATTCGAGAAAAACATCGAACGATTCAAGTCCAAAATCAACACGTTCGACAACAGTGATGACAAGGACAGCAAGATCATTCAAGAAAGAGAAAAATTAGTCAACAAGATCAAGCAACTGGAAACAGACCTTCACGCTTGGGAAAACAATATTGGATTCTTCTCCAAATCAAGCAATTCCGAGAGTCTGGTCAAAGAATTCTCCAACAAGATCGAGAGCGCTCGCCACAAACTAGCATTAATGCAAGAAAAGCTGAGACTCATCGATGGCATGATTTAA
- a CDS encoding CTP synthase, translated as MYIVSTKYVFVTGGVASSLGKGIIASSLAKLLQSRGYKVANQKLDPYINVDPGTLNPYEHGECYVTNDGAETDLDLGHYERFTNIPTSQANNITTGRIYQNVITKERRGDYLGKTVQIIPHITDEIKRNIKLLGAKGDYDVVITEIGGTVGDIESLPFIEAVRQLRWELGEKSVFIHLTLVPYLSASGELKTKPTQHSVKALLENGVQPDIIVLRTEHELGSDLRRKVALFCNVDPKAVIQSIDVDTIYKVPIKMREEKLDEIVLSQLGLPLKHEPDLESWERFLYKFKNYNRKVTIALVGKYVELHDAYKSIVESFIHAGAANDCKVNIKWVHSAHDINVENVCDIFKDVDGILVAPGFGQRGIEGKLLAIEYARTNNIPFLGICLGMQMAVIEYARNVLHLEGADSTEMAPKTKYPVIDLMESQKEVTDKGGTMRLGAYKCVLKEGSKAIEAYGTKDIEERHRHRYEFNGKYTEQFEQAGMITTGVNPDTGLTEIVEIPTHKWFVGTQFHPEYKSTVTNPHPLFVAFVKACLS; from the coding sequence ATTTATATCGTGTCAACAAAATATGTTTTCGTTACGGGTGGAGTTGCTTCTTCTTTAGGAAAAGGAATTATTGCTTCCTCATTAGCAAAACTGCTTCAATCAAGAGGTTATAAAGTTGCAAACCAGAAATTGGACCCGTATATCAATGTCGATCCCGGAACCTTGAATCCTTATGAACACGGCGAATGTTACGTGACCAATGACGGGGCAGAAACCGATCTGGACTTGGGACACTACGAAAGGTTCACGAATATCCCGACGTCCCAAGCGAACAACATCACGACTGGACGTATCTACCAAAACGTGATCACGAAAGAACGTCGCGGTGATTATCTCGGGAAAACGGTACAAATCATCCCGCATATCACGGATGAAATCAAACGAAATATAAAACTCCTCGGGGCAAAAGGGGATTACGACGTGGTAATCACGGAAATCGGGGGTACGGTAGGAGACATCGAATCCTTACCGTTCATCGAGGCCGTTCGCCAGTTACGCTGGGAGCTGGGCGAAAAATCCGTGTTCATCCATTTGACTTTGGTTCCCTACCTGAGTGCCTCAGGCGAGTTGAAAACCAAACCCACGCAGCACTCGGTTAAAGCCCTTCTCGAAAACGGGGTACAGCCGGACATCATCGTGTTGCGCACCGAACATGAACTGGGCTCTGATCTGAGAAGAAAAGTTGCTCTTTTCTGTAATGTTGACCCGAAAGCCGTTATCCAATCCATAGACGTTGACACTATTTACAAGGTACCGATCAAAATGCGGGAAGAAAAACTGGATGAAATCGTTCTTTCCCAGCTTGGATTGCCTTTAAAACACGAGCCGGATTTGGAATCATGGGAACGTTTCCTGTACAAATTCAAAAACTATAATCGCAAAGTCACCATCGCTCTCGTCGGAAAATACGTGGAGTTACACGATGCCTATAAATCTATCGTGGAATCATTCATCCACGCCGGGGCAGCTAACGATTGTAAAGTAAATATTAAATGGGTACACAGCGCTCACGACATCAACGTGGAAAACGTGTGTGACATATTCAAAGATGTTGACGGTATTCTCGTGGCTCCCGGATTCGGACAACGAGGAATTGAAGGAAAACTTCTTGCTATCGAATACGCCCGTACCAACAATATCCCTTTCCTAGGAATATGCTTGGGTATGCAAATGGCCGTTATCGAATACGCTCGTAACGTGCTTCACTTGGAGGGAGCCGATTCCACGGAAATGGCCCCGAAAACCAAATACCCGGTTATCGACTTGATGGAGTCTCAGAAAGAAGTTACAGACAAAGGGGGAACCATGCGTTTGGGAGCATACAAATGCGTGCTGAAAGAAGGATCTAAAGCTATCGAGGCCTACGGGACAAAAGATATTGAGGAAAGACACCGCCATCGTTATGAATTCAACGGCAAATACACCGAACAATTCGAACAGGCCGGAATGATCACGACAGGAGTTAATCCGGACACGGGATTAACTGAGATCGTGGAAATCCCGACCCATAAATGGTTCGTGGGTACACAGTTCCACCCCGAATACAAGAGTACGGTAACCAACCCGCATCCTCTATTCGTGGCGTTTGTGAAAGCCTGTCTATCATAA
- the yidC gene encoding membrane protein insertase YidC: protein MDRNTITGLVVIALILIGYSYFMSPSKEELKAMHVRDSIARVEAQRAAALEKERQADFAAQQQNTEAQQAGTEAIFKQDSLPVEQYTLENNKIKLHINTKGGCIDYVDLKGYRTHDSLPLILWKDHKSSMGLNFYARNKQINTADLIFVPNTSQKELNAEAAEQVLTMRAYVDENKYLEFEYKLAPDSYMVDFNINTYNLNDVIASNTNFLTLYWGVDMPQLEKSRDFESRYTGVYYNFSNNDVEHLSLTGDEKVDLPTSVKWVAYKQQFFSSVLIAKESFPNVLVSTANNTNPGFLKTADAEISLPYSGKAIEKYDMRFFFGPNSYPVLREYGKDIELPQLINLGWKWIAWFNRYVVIPIFNFLESHVTLNYGLIILLLTLIIKLVLFPLTYKSYMSQAKMRVLKPQIDEINKKIPADKAMERQQAVMKLYKKAGVNPMGGCLPMLLQMPILIALFYFFPGAIELRQKSFLWATDLASYDSIATLPFTIPFYGNHVSLFCLLMTITNILYMWYNSKNQPQNDQMKGMQTMMYIMPIMFLFIFNSYSSGLSYYYFIATLITIVQTWAIRKFVNDEKLLKQIELAKTKPVKKSKFQQKLEEMQRMQEQRMKQMPKKK, encoded by the coding sequence ATGGATAGAAATACAATAACCGGTTTAGTAGTCATCGCGCTCATACTAATCGGCTACTCTTATTTCATGAGTCCTTCCAAAGAGGAACTGAAAGCCATGCATGTCCGGGACTCCATTGCACGGGTTGAAGCCCAACGGGCCGCTGCATTGGAGAAAGAACGTCAGGCAGATTTTGCAGCACAACAACAAAATACAGAAGCACAGCAAGCCGGAACAGAGGCCATATTCAAACAAGATTCACTGCCGGTAGAACAATACACTCTAGAAAACAACAAAATCAAATTACACATCAACACCAAAGGGGGATGCATTGACTACGTGGACTTGAAAGGATATCGCACACACGACTCTCTCCCGTTGATTCTGTGGAAAGACCACAAGAGTTCCATGGGCCTGAACTTCTACGCCCGGAACAAGCAAATTAACACGGCAGATCTGATTTTCGTTCCCAACACGAGTCAAAAAGAACTGAATGCCGAGGCGGCCGAACAAGTGCTTACGATGCGGGCTTACGTGGACGAAAATAAATACCTCGAATTCGAGTACAAATTAGCCCCGGATTCTTACATGGTTGATTTCAACATCAACACGTACAATCTGAATGACGTTATTGCCTCGAACACGAACTTCCTCACGCTATACTGGGGAGTGGATATGCCTCAACTTGAAAAAAGTAGAGACTTTGAAAGCCGTTATACCGGGGTATACTATAACTTCTCAAACAATGATGTAGAGCATCTTTCCCTGACTGGAGACGAGAAAGTAGACTTGCCTACGAGCGTGAAATGGGTGGCTTACAAACAACAATTCTTTTCCTCCGTACTTATCGCAAAAGAGTCATTCCCGAACGTGTTGGTCTCCACGGCCAACAACACGAACCCGGGCTTTTTGAAAACGGCAGATGCTGAAATTTCATTACCTTACTCCGGGAAAGCCATTGAAAAATACGATATGCGTTTCTTTTTCGGTCCGAACTCCTATCCGGTCCTAAGAGAATACGGCAAAGATATTGAACTTCCCCAGTTGATTAACTTGGGTTGGAAATGGATCGCTTGGTTTAACCGTTACGTCGTAATTCCAATCTTCAACTTCTTGGAATCGCACGTGACCTTGAACTACGGTCTTATCATTTTACTGTTGACCCTGATCATTAAACTTGTTCTTTTCCCGCTGACTTACAAATCGTATATGTCACAGGCCAAGATGCGAGTTTTGAAACCGCAAATTGACGAGATCAACAAGAAAATCCCTGCAGACAAGGCCATGGAGCGCCAGCAAGCCGTCATGAAATTGTACAAAAAGGCAGGAGTGAACCCCATGGGAGGATGTTTACCGATGCTTTTGCAGATGCCGATCTTGATTGCCCTCTTCTACTTCTTCCCCGGAGCCATCGAACTGCGCCAGAAGAGTTTCCTGTGGGCCACCGACTTGGCATCATACGATTCCATCGCCACGCTGCCCTTCACCATTCCGTTCTACGGGAACCATGTCAGCCTGTTCTGTTTGTTAATGACGATCACGAACATCTTGTACATGTGGTACAATAGTAAGAACCAACCGCAGAATGACCAGATGAAAGGAATGCAGACGATGATGTACATCATGCCGATCATGTTCCTGTTCATCTTCAACAGCTATTCATCCGGTTTGAGTTACTACTACTTCATCGCCACGTTGATCACGATTGTTCAGACTTGGGCTATCCGGAAATTCGTAAACGACGAGAAATTGTTGAAACAAATAGAACTCGCCAAAACAAAACCCGTGAAGAAATCCAAATTCCAACAGAAATTGGAAGAAATGCAACGGATGCAGGAACAACGGATGAAACAAATGCCGAAAAAGAAATAA